In Methanobacterium bryantii, the following proteins share a genomic window:
- a CDS encoding DUF5906 domain-containing protein, giving the protein MEDKEFKFTEVFKYAKKIALASKDQVMAGRPSKIPCINWDKLPSDYTGFNDENYGTAIICDYIKELNQYLVVIDLDIPKPNSEHIPLEVLEDCMKPVINQTYSVRTGSGGIHVYLLSNEKPRAKQPRVNIDYQTNTGNMKGKYVVSDFIYDKYGNKIHYTKLEESPDIIFSVKNTDEVLNELLKILEEKGYKISPLTGYTSQIADIISRNLREGHRNDLALAISGYLRKQKFKYETTVQIIRTAFKNDEELNERLKVVNRAYKMNINDLRGWNALKDHLNGSDLRELESLVVGDELDLKSVIMRKLAKQQEPSNKELSDFLNHELTLYKDPKVMKYYERLEDGTINEIDNIRIEAFMNNEFGSNQISSAKCKNVLKYITNHIKRNYNIIIFNNGYLNTLTREFNPNKEELEEIPKLTLPFDWNPNARSGRIGELIDEILYDPKYPNNKELWLRAVGHAFMGSNRIGKMVMVQGESGTGKSTLTTILKRMFTGNFSEIKTQTIVKNERFTLHPLIGKAINIDDDISNGMLKGIGNLNSIITGNGLQVEIKGENNSIQAEAEQIPKLFANGNTLPPMIGTGIERRLLLIHADNEISYEDKDEYLQSDILSGKYDKDGIEWLIYNSINLYLDKLDEPLTTKEDEQRMKREYDFKAYPLKCGIEEIFEESYEETDYLEKKEVHRYIKQWCKEAYKNGLISSEHRNPSIKAINKAMDKAGFYDRRKTVNGDKISIYECIRLKDHWKYVFNPEINQQSQTIFTESTSSLY; this is encoded by the coding sequence ATGGAAGATAAAGAATTTAAATTTACAGAAGTTTTTAAATATGCTAAAAAGATAGCATTAGCATCTAAAGATCAAGTAATGGCAGGTAGACCTTCCAAAATACCATGTATAAACTGGGATAAACTACCATCAGATTATACAGGATTCAATGATGAAAATTATGGTACTGCAATTATTTGTGATTATATCAAAGAATTAAATCAGTATTTAGTAGTAATTGATTTAGATATACCCAAACCAAACAGCGAACATATACCATTAGAGGTATTAGAAGACTGTATGAAACCAGTAATAAATCAAACATACAGTGTAAGAACTGGATCAGGCGGAATACATGTATATTTACTATCTAACGAAAAGCCAAGAGCAAAACAACCACGCGTTAATATCGATTATCAAACCAATACAGGGAATATGAAAGGAAAATATGTTGTATCTGATTTTATTTATGACAAATACGGTAATAAAATACATTATACCAAATTAGAAGAATCTCCAGATATTATATTTTCAGTTAAGAATACTGATGAAGTACTAAACGAGCTATTAAAAATATTAGAAGAAAAAGGATATAAAATAAGCCCATTAACAGGATATACATCACAAATAGCTGATATAATTAGTAGAAATTTACGTGAAGGACATAGAAATGATCTGGCACTTGCTATTTCAGGTTATCTTCGGAAACAGAAGTTTAAATATGAAACCACAGTTCAAATAATTAGAACAGCTTTTAAAAATGATGAAGAATTAAATGAACGATTAAAAGTAGTAAATAGAGCATATAAAATGAATATTAATGATTTAAGAGGTTGGAATGCTCTAAAAGATCATTTAAATGGTTCAGATTTAAGGGAATTAGAAAGTTTAGTAGTAGGAGATGAATTAGATTTAAAAAGTGTAATTATGAGGAAATTAGCCAAACAACAAGAGCCAAGTAATAAAGAACTATCGGACTTCTTAAATCATGAATTAACATTATACAAAGATCCAAAAGTAATGAAATACTATGAAAGACTAGAAGATGGGACTATAAATGAAATTGACAATATAAGAATTGAGGCATTTATGAATAATGAATTTGGAAGTAATCAAATTTCATCGGCAAAGTGTAAAAATGTACTCAAATACATAACTAATCATATAAAAAGGAATTATAATATAATTATTTTCAATAATGGCTATTTAAACACACTAACAAGAGAATTTAATCCAAATAAAGAGGAATTAGAAGAAATACCCAAATTAACATTACCTTTTGATTGGAATCCAAATGCGAGATCAGGGCGAATAGGTGAACTAATAGATGAAATATTATATGATCCGAAATATCCTAATAATAAAGAATTATGGTTAAGGGCTGTAGGACATGCCTTTATGGGTAGTAATCGGATAGGTAAAATGGTAATGGTGCAAGGTGAATCAGGTACAGGTAAATCCACATTAACAACTATATTAAAAAGGATGTTTACAGGTAATTTTTCAGAAATAAAGACGCAGACAATAGTTAAAAATGAAAGATTTACTTTACATCCTTTAATTGGGAAAGCAATAAATATAGATGATGATATTAGTAATGGGATGTTAAAAGGAATAGGAAATTTAAACAGTATCATTACAGGTAATGGTTTACAGGTTGAAATCAAAGGGGAAAATAACAGCATCCAAGCAGAAGCCGAACAAATACCTAAATTATTCGCAAATGGAAACACACTACCTCCAATGATAGGAACAGGCATAGAAAGAAGACTATTATTAATTCATGCTGATAATGAAATATCTTATGAAGATAAAGATGAATATCTACAATCAGATATACTTTCAGGTAAATACGATAAAGACGGTATAGAATGGCTAATCTACAATAGTATAAATCTTTATTTAGATAAATTAGATGAACCATTAACAACTAAAGAAGATGAGCAGAGAATGAAAAGAGAATATGATTTTAAAGCTTATCCTCTTAAATGTGGAATAGAAGAAATATTTGAAGAATCATATGAAGAAACCGACTATTTAGAGAAAAAAGAAGTACACAGATACATTAAACAATGGTGTAAAGAAGCTTATAAAAATGGATTAATAAGCAGTGAGCACAGAAATCCATCAATTAAAGCAATAAACAAAGCAATGGACAAAGCAGGATTTTATGACAGAAGAAAGACTGTAAATGGAGATAAAATATCCATATATGAATGTATAAGATTAAAAGACCATTGGAAATATGTTTTTAATCCAGAAATAAATCAACAAAGCCAAACAATATTTACAGAAAGTACAAGTTCACTGTATTGA
- a CDS encoding tyrosine-type recombinase/integrase: protein MKKSHKVEDEDIFKDFCFDREIRTSTIDNYRNALQKYSNFTNKTLKELIREAEDEEDSGIRLKRRKINKYLRNFKVSLKESDLSESTIELTILLVKSFYRENEIEIPRNNRKSVKKIRRQETIDDLPKMEEIRRFMEKLNSVYKAMTVLCLSSGMGASEVTSLTFKHLYKATSIKPYPETITQLIDQLKAKGNFIPTWNVKRVKRNFEYVTFSSPESIERIINYLEDLQFKFEDYKPQPKDKLFRGLKFNNPLIANDFLAMYTNKNKQYSFRKTENNRNVIRVHSLRKFFASTLEANKIPHLTTRQLLGHNIDSTTSAYFKPDINSLKREYSQIVDKLITTNQDVIIINPYEDIKQEMDTLKGFVLESGKLPEEYRDMILKDQMKLNQEGM, encoded by the coding sequence ATGAAGAAATCCCATAAAGTAGAAGATGAAGACATATTTAAAGACTTTTGTTTTGATCGTGAAATACGAACCAGTACTATAGATAATTATCGAAATGCTTTACAGAAATATTCTAATTTTACAAATAAGACATTAAAAGAGTTAATTAGAGAAGCAGAGGATGAAGAAGATTCTGGAATAAGATTAAAAAGACGTAAGATTAATAAATATTTAAGGAATTTTAAAGTAAGTCTTAAAGAATCCGATCTGTCTGAAAGTACAATAGAACTAACAATTCTACTGGTAAAATCTTTTTATAGAGAAAATGAAATTGAAATACCAAGAAATAACAGAAAATCAGTTAAAAAAATACGAAGGCAGGAAACAATAGATGATCTTCCTAAAATGGAAGAAATAAGAAGATTTATGGAAAAATTAAATAGTGTATATAAAGCTATGACAGTACTTTGTTTGAGTAGTGGAATGGGAGCGAGTGAAGTTACCAGTTTAACATTTAAGCATCTATATAAAGCAACTTCAATTAAACCATATCCTGAAACAATAACTCAATTAATAGATCAATTAAAAGCTAAAGGCAATTTTATTCCAACATGGAACGTTAAAAGGGTTAAAAGAAATTTTGAATACGTTACTTTTTCATCGCCTGAATCAATAGAACGTATAATTAACTATTTAGAGGATTTGCAGTTTAAATTTGAAGATTATAAACCTCAACCTAAAGATAAACTTTTTAGGGGGTTAAAATTTAATAATCCACTAATAGCTAACGATTTCTTAGCTATGTATACAAATAAAAATAAACAATACTCTTTCAGGAAAACCGAAAATAACCGTAATGTAATAAGAGTGCATTCCCTAAGAAAATTTTTTGCTTCAACTTTAGAAGCTAATAAAATACCACATTTAACTACAAGACAATTATTGGGACATAACATAGATTCTACTACGTCAGCATACTTTAAACCTGATATAAATAGTTTAAAGAGAGAATATAGTCAAATCGTAGACAAATTAATAACAACTAATCAAGATGTAATTATAATTAACCCTTATGAAGACATTAAACAAGAGATGGATACATTAAAAGGGTTTGTTTTAGAAAGTGGTAAGCTACCTGAAGAGTATAGAGATATGATTCTTAAAGATCAAATGAAATTGAATCAAGAAGGAATGTAA
- a CDS encoding bifunctional DNA primase/polymerase, which yields MKEYNYKEVFKHAKKIAISHKGQVLSGKSNKYPSINIYEQPKDYKGFKDLKYPTAILCDYIKELDRYLVVIDIDKLNYSKLLSYSNILPELSDIIPELIPIEIFKEAIEDIITDTYSVKTPNDGYHIFLLSENKPKHKPIGFGIDYIDGIDHIKYGTSLKYVITNYVWNKRLNKEYYDKLDGSPNSILSVSNSDDVLKDIIKALELKGYKIPKPIKVNPINNIPILKMPIFI from the coding sequence ATGAAAGAATATAATTATAAAGAAGTTTTTAAACACGCTAAGAAAATAGCAATATCCCACAAAGGGCAAGTATTATCAGGTAAATCTAATAAATATCCAAGCATAAATATATACGAACAACCAAAAGATTATAAAGGTTTTAAAGACCTAAAATATCCAACAGCTATATTATGTGATTATATAAAAGAATTGGATAGATATTTAGTAGTAATAGATATAGATAAACTAAATTATTCTAAACTTTTATCATATTCAAACATTTTACCAGAACTTTCAGACATTATACCCGAACTTATACCAATAGAAATATTCAAAGAAGCCATAGAAGACATAATAACTGATACATACTCAGTTAAAACACCTAATGATGGTTACCACATATTTTTATTAAGCGAAAATAAACCAAAACATAAACCGATAGGTTTTGGTATAGATTATATAGATGGTATAGATCATATAAAATATGGTACTTCTTTAAAATACGTTATAACTAATTATGTATGGAATAAAAGACTCAATAAAGAATATTATGATAAATTAGATGGTTCTCCAAATAGTATTTTAAGTGTTTCTAATAGTGATGATGTTTTAAAAGATATTATAAAAGCTTTAGAGCTTAAAGGTTATAAAATTCCTAAGCCTATTAAAGTAAATCCAATAAATAATATACCTATTTTAAAAATGCCTATTTTTATTTAA